A window of Streptomyces sp. NBC_01689 genomic DNA:
CGGGGATCCGTCGGCCGCCCGAGTGCGCACACAGGAGCCGGCCGCCCGCGTCCCGCCGCAAGGGGTGACGCGGCGGGAGCTTGTCGCCGGAGCGGCGTGCGGGGGCGACCGAGTGTCCCTGGCCTTGCCGCCTCACGGACCGTGGCGGCGAGAGGCCCCGCACGGTGAGAACGTCTCCTCGGGGCCGGGAGGTTCACGTCGGATCCGGGAAGCCGCTCTCGGACCGTTGGTGCGGCCCGCGAGGCCAGGACGGCCGCGCCGATGGGTCGCCCGGGTCAGCCGGAGTACCGGATGCGGTGACACAGGGCCGGGATCTCTCCCGAGGCGAGGCGCGGCATGATCTCCGGCAGCTCCTCGAAGGCGCTTTCGCCGGTGATCAAGGCGTCCAGAGCCGGATCGGCGAGCAGTTCGAGCGCGAGGGCGAGCCGCTCCGCGTACGTACGGGAGGCCCGGGCGGGCGAGACCGTACCGACCTGGCTGCTGCGGACGGAGAGCCGACGGGAGTGGAAGGCCTCGCCGAGCGGCAGCGTCACGCGCCGGTCGCCGTACCAGCTCAGTTCCAGGACCGTCCCCTCGGGCCGCAGCAGCTCCAGTGCGCGAGCGAGGCCCTGCTCGGTGGCGCTGGCGTGCACCACGAGGTCGCACTCGCCCCGTGCCTCGGCCGGGGACGCGAACTCGGCACCGAGCGCCGCGGCGACCTCGGCCCGCGCCGGATCGGCGTCCACCAGCTGCAGCCGTACGCCGGGGAAGCGGGCCAGCAGCGCGGCCACCGAGCAGCCGACCATGCCCCCGCCGATCACGGCGATCCGGTCGCCGATCAGCGGCGCGGCGTCCCACAGCGCGTTGACGGCGGTCTCCACGGTGCCCGCGAGGACCGCTCGCTCGGCCGGCACTCCGGCGGGCAGCGGAGTGACCGCGCTCGCCGGCACCACGTAGCGGGTCTGGTGCGGGTACAGGCAGAAGACGGTGCGGCCGAGGAGGTGCTTGGGCCCCTCCTCCACGACCCCGACGCTGAGGTAGCCGTACTTCACCGGGCCGGGGAAGTCGCCCTCCTGGAAGGGGGCACGCATGGTCTCGTACTGGCTGTGGGGCACTCCGCCGCGGAAGACCAGCGTCTCGGTGCCCCGGCTGACCCCCGACCACAGCGCCTTCACCAGGACCTCGCCCTCGGCGGGCTCCGGCAGGCTTACGTCGCGCATTTCCCCGCGGCCCGGCGCGTGGAGCCAGAAAGCACGTGCGGAACGGTCCATGGTCGTCCTCCTGAACGAGGGTGTGGGTGTGCGGGCATGGTCGCGGACCGCCCTGGGGAGGGCGTCGTCCGCCGTACGGTCGTCGGCCGCGGCCGACGCGGACCTCTTCGGGACCGCGGGCGGCCTGCCTTGGGGCTGGCCTGACGGGAGCGGGGCCCGGCGTGAGCGCCGGGCCCCCGGCACGCCCTCAGGACGTGCCTCTCAGGGACGGTGGACGGGTGTCACCGCCCTATGCCCAGGACTCTCACCGATGCCAGGTGGGTCGGGACAGGCCGCGCTCGACCGCCCCGGCCATGGCGCTCTCGCCCGCGGCGTTGGGGTGCACGGGGGCGGCGGGGCTGTCGGGAGCGAACGTCTCGATCCACCGGTTCGCGGCGGGTCGGCAGAGGTCGTGCCCGACCGTGGGCGCGTACGTGTCCACGTACCGGGCCCCGTTGCGACGGGCCTGCCGGGCGAGCATCGCGTTGAGCTCCTTCTCCTTGTCCCGCAGATAGGAGAAGTCCCCTGCCGCCAGGGGCACCTTGGCGCTCGTGCAGCCCACGCCGTCGTCCGGGAAGAGGTCGGGGTATCCGACGACCACGACCCGGGCGTGCGGGGCGCGGTGGTGGATGCCGCGCAGCACCTGTGCGACCTTCGGCGCGGTCCGGGCGATGGAATCCGTGACCGTGTCGGAACCGGTGCTGGTGAAGTGGGTCCGGCACGGGGCTCCGGCCGGGTCGGTGGCGGTGACCTGGGCGCAGGTTCCGAGGACGGTCGAGAACCCGATGTCGTTGCCGCCGATGGTGACGGTGACGAGGTCGGTGTCCCGGCCGAGGGCGGCGAACTGGGCCGGTGCCGTGCCCTGGGCGGCGGTCATGTCGGCGGTGGTGGCGCCGGAGCAGCTGACGTCCGTGAGCGTCGCGGCCGTCCACCCGGCCACCAGGGACGGGTAGTTGTGGCTGGACCGCAGACAGGTCGGGTCGACCTGGTCCGGGACCAGGGGCGCCGAGGCGTAGGAGTCGCCGAGGGCGACGTAGTCCACCCGGTGCCTGCCATCGGTGGCGGTGGTCGCCTCGGCCGGGGCGGCCACCGCCACAGCTCCTGCCGTGATCAGTGCGGCGGCCACGGCCACGACGCGGGTTGCGCCGGGAGCGGGAAACAGTCTTCGCACAACGCGTCCTCTCATGGTCGGGCTGTCCGGCGGTGCGGAGGAGACAGCTCGGCAGAATGGTTCTGCCGCGCCGACGCCGGCGCCGGAGCCCGAGTTGATGTACGGCCTCGACGGGCCCGCTCGACCACCGGGACATGTGCCCGGCACGGCGTGCGATCGAGGCGCTCACTTCTCACACGTATGGACGGCCTGATCGGGTGTCACGTTTTTTCATAACGACTTGGTAAGCGTCGACGTGGGTACGGACCGAGCGGGCCTGGGCAGCCGTGAGCGCACACGAAGTGGCGTGCTTCCTCGCGGTGATGGCCGTGCGGCGTCCGGTGGCGCGCGCAGGATGACGTATCTCCGCGTATCTCTGCCGCGCCCGGGACCGGGGGACGCCGGGTGTCAGCTGGGCGCTATGCGCTCCAGCGCCTTCGCGGCCGCGGCGATGTCGCAGCCCTCCAGACGCGAGAAGACATGACGCCGCACACTCGCGAGGTTGGTGGGCCAGGCCTGCTTCAGCAGGGTCCATCCGGAGCTGGTGAGGAGGGCGAGCGACGCCCTTCCGTCGTCCGGTGCCTTCTGCCGGACGACCAGTGACTGTGACTCCAGACGGTTCACCACCCGGGTCATGCCGCTCAGCGACAGCCCGCAGGTGTTGGCGAGTTCACTCATGCGCATCTGGTTCCGCGGCGCCTCGGAGAGGTGCATCAACACCGTGTACTCGGTGGCGGAGATCGGCTGTTCTTCGAGCATGTCCGCGTCGACGACCCGGGGCAGGAGCGACATCACCCGGCCGAGGGCCCGGAGGAAGGCCTCCTCGTCGGGGGTGAGGGGCTCAAGGGTCGTCACGTCTGCCATGGGCCCAGTCTAGAGGGCGGAGTCCGAGGCAGGCCCGGGATCGCGGCGCGGTCCGCCGAGCCAGGGTGAACCGTGGACGTCGTCGATCCGTTCCCCTTGTGACGCCCGGACGACGGTTGCGCCGGTCCTGACCGAAGTCGCCGCGCGCGCACGAGAATGCCCGCACCACGGAGTATGAGGAGAGGTCTGTTGTTCAGCATCACCGTACGTGACCACATCATGATCGCGCACAGCTTCCAAGGCGATGTCTTCGGACCGGCCCAGCGTCTGCACGGGGCGACGTTCGTCGTGGACGCGACCTTCCGCCGGACCGCACTGGACGACGACAACATCGTCGTCGACATGGGCCTCGCCTCCACGGAGCTGCGTTCCGTGATCGGCGACCTCAACTACCGTAACCTCGACGATCACGAGGAGTTCAAGGGGACCAACACGTCCACGGAGTTCCTGGCCGCGCTGATCGCCGATTGTCTCGCCGACCGGATCCACGCCGGTGCCCTCGGGGAGAACGCGCGCGGTATCGCCCAGATAGCGGTGACCCTGCACGAGTCGCACATCGCCTGGGCGAGTTACGAGCGCGCGGTGTGACCGCCGGTCCCGGGCGGTCACCGGCACCACGCCGACGTCACAAGAGCGGCAGTTTTCGGACACCCCTCTCTGCCTAGAGTGCGCGGACGGAGGCAGCACCCGGCCTCCGATCGCTATGACAGAGAACCAGGACGGCTCACGACGATGGCTACGCCCCCTCCGCGGATGACCTGTTCGGACCTGCTCGGGACCATCATGAGCGAGTACCGGGAAGGACTCGTCTCGTACGCCGAGAAGATGCTGGGCGACCGCGGGCTCGCCGAGGACATCGTGCAGGAGACCATCATCCGGGCATGGCGGAACATGGACCGGCTGCTCGGGATGGAAGGGTCGGTGAAGGGCTGGCTCTTCACCGTCACCCGGCACCTCGTCGTGGACTGGGTGCGAAAGCCCCACCGGCGCAGGGAGGTTCTGGGCGGCACGTACAACGATCCGTCGTCGGGGGCGGATCACACGGACGCGGTGCACCACGCCATGGTGGCCAAGCCCACGCTGCGCCGGCTGTCCCCCGAGCACCGGGCGGTGCTCGTCCACATCTATCTCTGTGACCGCACGATCAAGGAGACCGCCGACATCCTCGGGATACCGGCGGGGACGGTGAAGTCCCGTCAGCACAACGCCCTGCGCAAACTGCGGATGGCGTTCCCGGCCGAAGCGGTCGCCTGACGCGGTGGTCCGACCCGGGGACGAACTCCGCGGGCAGGGGGTTCCGTGGCACGGCCGAGCCACGGAACCCCTTGCTCGGCTTCGGGCCGCCCGGTCCCTGGCGTGACGCGACGCCTCACACGGTGTCCGGCCGCAGGGAGATCTCCAGCGTCGCGGTCAGCTTCTGCCGCAGGGTCTCACCGTGGGGATGGTGACGTACGTCCTG
This region includes:
- a CDS encoding sigma-70 family RNA polymerase sigma factor; the protein is MATPPPRMTCSDLLGTIMSEYREGLVSYAEKMLGDRGLAEDIVQETIIRAWRNMDRLLGMEGSVKGWLFTVTRHLVVDWVRKPHRRREVLGGTYNDPSSGADHTDAVHHAMVAKPTLRRLSPEHRAVLVHIYLCDRTIKETADILGIPAGTVKSRQHNALRKLRMAFPAEAVA
- a CDS encoding 6-pyruvoyl trahydropterin synthase family protein gives rise to the protein MFSITVRDHIMIAHSFQGDVFGPAQRLHGATFVVDATFRRTALDDDNIVVDMGLASTELRSVIGDLNYRNLDDHEEFKGTNTSTEFLAALIADCLADRIHAGALGENARGIAQIAVTLHESHIAWASYERAV
- a CDS encoding MarR family winged helix-turn-helix transcriptional regulator, whose amino-acid sequence is MADVTTLEPLTPDEEAFLRALGRVMSLLPRVVDADMLEEQPISATEYTVLMHLSEAPRNQMRMSELANTCGLSLSGMTRVVNRLESQSLVVRQKAPDDGRASLALLTSSGWTLLKQAWPTNLASVRRHVFSRLEGCDIAAAAKALERIAPS
- a CDS encoding zinc-dependent alcohol dehydrogenase codes for the protein MDRSARAFWLHAPGRGEMRDVSLPEPAEGEVLVKALWSGVSRGTETLVFRGGVPHSQYETMRAPFQEGDFPGPVKYGYLSVGVVEEGPKHLLGRTVFCLYPHQTRYVVPASAVTPLPAGVPAERAVLAGTVETAVNALWDAAPLIGDRIAVIGGGMVGCSVAALLARFPGVRLQLVDADPARAEVAAALGAEFASPAEARGECDLVVHASATEQGLARALELLRPEGTVLELSWYGDRRVTLPLGEAFHSRRLSVRSSQVGTVSPARASRTYAERLALALELLADPALDALITGESAFEELPEIMPRLASGEIPALCHRIRYSG
- a CDS encoding SGNH/GDSL hydrolase family protein → MRGRVVRRLFPAPGATRVVAVAAALITAGAVAVAAPAEATTATDGRHRVDYVALGDSYASAPLVPDQVDPTCLRSSHNYPSLVAGWTAATLTDVSCSGATTADMTAAQGTAPAQFAALGRDTDLVTVTIGGNDIGFSTVLGTCAQVTATDPAGAPCRTHFTSTGSDTVTDSIARTAPKVAQVLRGIHHRAPHARVVVVGYPDLFPDDGVGCTSAKVPLAAGDFSYLRDKEKELNAMLARQARRNGARYVDTYAPTVGHDLCRPAANRWIETFAPDSPAAPVHPNAAGESAMAGAVERGLSRPTWHR